A portion of the Paenibacillus hamazuiensis genome contains these proteins:
- a CDS encoding acyl-CoA dehydrogenase family protein, with protein MSNFVLLAKQITDEVIAPLAAEIDSARRFPEEGIRALGKAGLLGLLVPEQHGGLGGNLADLAAVTETIGAACGSTAMCFLMHSCATAVIASKATPEQQETYLRPIAQGEKLGTLAFSETGTGAHFYIPEIRAKREDDFFVLSGKKGFVTNGKRADFLIVLTNAAAAEQGLDMLIVDTDMPGVRFEGEWQGIGLSGNNSISLQLDNVKIPASGLVGAEGDGMGLIFQVVAPTFILGVAGVNAGIARGAYEAALRHAKTRTYADGRALADIQAIQFYLSDMFGAVEAASVYVQNAAKAALSGQADAIMHVMQSKIIASEHAIKVTNLAMQVCGGQGYTKALPVERYLRDARAGAVMAPTTEVLKEWVGKSVAGIPLF; from the coding sequence ATGTCGAATTTCGTACTGCTTGCCAAACAAATAACCGACGAGGTCATCGCCCCGCTCGCCGCAGAAATCGATTCCGCTCGCCGCTTTCCCGAGGAAGGTATCCGCGCATTAGGCAAGGCCGGGCTGCTCGGTTTGCTCGTCCCGGAACAACATGGTGGACTTGGGGGGAATCTGGCGGATCTGGCCGCCGTTACGGAGACGATCGGAGCCGCCTGCGGTTCGACGGCGATGTGCTTCCTCATGCACTCTTGCGCGACGGCCGTCATTGCTTCCAAAGCGACGCCGGAGCAGCAGGAAACATATCTTCGGCCGATCGCCCAAGGCGAGAAGCTCGGGACGCTGGCGTTCAGCGAAACGGGAACGGGAGCCCATTTCTATATTCCGGAAATCCGGGCGAAGCGGGAGGACGATTTTTTCGTGCTCAGCGGTAAAAAAGGCTTCGTCACGAACGGAAAGCGCGCCGATTTTCTCATCGTTTTGACCAATGCGGCGGCCGCGGAGCAAGGGCTGGATATGCTCATTGTCGACACCGATATGCCGGGTGTCCGTTTTGAAGGAGAATGGCAAGGGATCGGCCTCAGCGGCAATAACAGCATTTCGCTGCAGCTGGACAACGTGAAAATACCCGCTTCCGGGCTGGTCGGGGCGGAAGGGGACGGCATGGGTCTCATCTTCCAGGTTGTGGCCCCCACTTTCATTTTGGGCGTCGCCGGAGTGAACGCCGGCATCGCCAGAGGGGCTTACGAAGCGGCGCTCCGGCATGCGAAGACGAGAACTTATGCCGACGGCAGGGCGCTGGCGGATATTCAGGCGATTCAATTTTACTTGTCCGATATGTTCGGTGCTGTCGAGGCGGCCTCCGTCTACGTGCAAAACGCGGCAAAAGCGGCGCTGAGCGGCCAAGCCGACGCCATTATGCACGTCATGCAGTCGAAAATCATCGCCTCCGAGCACGCGATCAAGGTGACGAATTTGGCCATGCAGGTATGCGGCGGACAAGGTTATACGAAAGCTCTTCCGGTAGAACGATATTTGCGTGACGCCAGAGCGGGAGCGGTCATGGCCCCGACGACCGAGGTGCTGAAGGAATGGGTCGGCAAATCCGTCGCCGGCATTCCGTTATTTTAA
- a CDS encoding phosphate/phosphite/phosphonate ABC transporter substrate-binding protein, with protein sequence MERLPNKALMVGAVAYDPKVIPIWDIIRDYYQQNDFPIDYVLFSNYEAQVEALLNGFIDIAWNTNVAYVRIQERLGGKAKVLAMRDTDIGFTSKIIARADKGIESLADLKGKRFALGSADSGQAAILPYHFVKMNGVDPEKDLTLIRFNLDVGKHGDTGTSELEVLRALKQGEADAGAIGESTWIRLLELGQVNTDEIRAVWTSPGYSHCNFTVLPDFDDALGNRFRDLLFRMDPAVPEIRKMMEMEGLNEWVGGEGAGLAGYEVLFEAMRDQGLL encoded by the coding sequence ATGGAGAGATTGCCTAACAAAGCGCTGATGGTGGGAGCGGTCGCTTACGATCCGAAGGTGATTCCGATTTGGGACATCATTCGCGACTATTATCAACAAAATGATTTTCCGATCGATTATGTGCTGTTTTCCAACTACGAAGCGCAGGTCGAAGCGCTGCTAAACGGTTTTATCGATATTGCCTGGAATACGAACGTCGCCTATGTGCGCATCCAGGAAAGGCTTGGCGGCAAAGCGAAGGTGCTGGCGATGCGCGACACGGACATAGGGTTTACTTCGAAAATTATCGCCAGAGCGGACAAAGGAATCGAAAGCTTGGCCGATCTGAAGGGCAAGCGTTTTGCATTGGGCAGCGCCGATTCGGGGCAGGCCGCGATTTTGCCGTATCATTTCGTGAAGATGAACGGGGTTGATCCCGAGAAGGATCTTACTCTCATCCGGTTCAATCTCGATGTAGGCAAGCACGGAGATACCGGAACGAGCGAATTGGAAGTTCTGCGTGCGTTGAAGCAGGGAGAAGCGGATGCGGGAGCGATCGGCGAATCGACGTGGATTCGCTTGCTGGAGCTGGGGCAGGTGAACACGGATGAAATCAGAGCCGTCTGGACGTCGCCGGGCTACAGCCATTGTAATTTCACCGTGCTCCCCGATTTTGACGACGCACTCGGGAACCGCTTCAGAGACCTGCTGTTCCGGATGGACCCCGCGGTGCCGGAAATCCGCAAGATGATGGAGATGGAAGGACTGAACGAATGGGTTGGCGGCGAAGGAGCGGGGCTGGCCGGATATGAAGTGTTATTCGAAGCGATGAGAGATCAGGGATTGCTGTAA
- a CDS encoding GntR family transcriptional regulator, whose product MDLLSNISRKRETLSDHAYHVIREAIVTLRLEPGKLVFEGELGTTLGVSRTPIREAFRRLMAEELIEVQPQRGARIAYISKKKINEARFVRVSLEVSAFKEAAQHWDPANPRIQMLYDKIRGILEEQKKVIDEQNFETFFKLDEQFHYSILEATDNSTLITIINQMRGHLNRMRYLELQETKHTRKLVAEHEAIFEAIVSKNVEQTERLLCDHIRWIEDSMDQIIQKYPHYFKS is encoded by the coding sequence ATGGACCTTCTTTCAAACATTTCAAGAAAGAGAGAAACGTTATCCGATCACGCGTATCACGTCATCAGGGAAGCGATCGTTACGCTGCGTCTCGAGCCGGGGAAGCTGGTGTTTGAGGGGGAGCTGGGCACAACGCTGGGAGTTAGCCGAACCCCTATACGGGAAGCCTTTCGCCGTTTAATGGCCGAGGAGTTGATCGAAGTTCAACCCCAGCGCGGCGCGAGAATCGCTTATATTTCGAAGAAGAAGATTAATGAAGCCAGGTTTGTAAGAGTCAGCCTGGAAGTAAGCGCCTTCAAGGAAGCGGCACAGCATTGGGATCCGGCAAATCCGCGAATTCAAATGCTTTACGATAAAATCCGAGGCATTTTGGAAGAGCAGAAGAAAGTGATTGATGAACAAAATTTCGAAACTTTTTTTAAGCTGGACGAGCAGTTCCACTATTCCATTTTGGAGGCAACGGACAATTCCACCTTAATAACGATCATCAATCAAATGCGGGGGCATTTGAACCGCATGCGTTATTTGGAGTTGCAGGAAACGAAACATACGAGAAAACTCGTTGCCGAGCACGAAGCGATCTTCGAAGCGATCGTATCCAAAAACGTCGAACAAACCGAACGTTTGCTTTGCGATCATATTCGTTGGATTGAGGACAGCATGGACCAGATTATTCAAAAATATCCTCATTATTTTAAGAGTTAG
- a CDS encoding ATP-binding cassette domain-containing protein — translation MIDSLLLDMNEGSKSSVPHSNPGATPVLKMMNISKFYGVTRALHQMNLEIYPGEVIGLVGANGAGKSTLMKIMTGVVQPTEGSVLIDGETMVKFDLRSWLTGMGLPAYIRSFRYVRI, via the coding sequence TTGATCGATTCATTACTGCTCGATATGAACGAAGGGAGTAAAAGCAGCGTGCCGCATTCGAATCCGGGAGCAACTCCTGTGCTGAAGATGATGAACATATCCAAATTTTATGGCGTAACCCGGGCCTTGCATCAGATGAATCTGGAGATATATCCGGGGGAAGTCATCGGTTTGGTCGGGGCCAACGGGGCCGGGAAATCGACGCTTATGAAAATTATGACCGGCGTTGTTCAGCCTACCGAAGGTTCTGTCCTCATAGACGGAGAGACCATGGTGAAATTTGATCTCCGAAGCTGGCTAACCGGCATGGGGTTGCCTGCGTATATCAGGAGCTTTCGTTATGTACGAATCTGA
- a CDS encoding ATP-binding cassette domain-containing protein yields MYENFMVTHFDGPDFKDGNWRRKAKTFARQSLDEVFPDHRIDVSKTVEHYSLAERQMIEIARAMSTHNLKVLILDEPTSSLTMDRIKQLHDYMRHLCGKGVSIIYVSHKLEEIKQVSNRVVLMKNGEQTWEGQSAEISTADLIKHLGGNVSEKGRITRETSKSAEQVIAVNHLDTRHLREVNMEVRQGEIVGIAGLEGSGQKQLLNELYNAAMGRKRTGIQINKSVAFISGDRQTEGIFHLWDISDNMLISGLQQVTRWGIIQRDKAEALAQEWFQKLKFKAESKHAAITALSGGNQQKALIARGIASQADIILLDDPTRGVDIETKQEIYRLLHEAKASGKSIVLYSTEDAEMEQCDRVYVMRSGRVVRELVDSDITPGNIVQASFEESKENGSISKTAVRDVNDKAAFHFLKELGGSRSTLPLVTLLVLLGLNAAFNINTVSYMGINLLVGAAIPLVFAALAQMFITLAGDIDLGIGSALGLANVLAATLLADNPVIGIAACILLTGAYAAMGTLIHIRKIPSIVVTLGTSFLWLGIALLIQPTPGGTAPEWLTGLFSLPVPVVPMPACICIVAAAATFWIVKRSRYGVILRGFGNHPEAVSHAGWSHLGARVTLYTMAGVCVILAGLAATAISHGSDVNASSTFTLTSIATIILGGCAFAGGIVEPIGVVGGAVAISLISSLLVFSSISTDFQSAAVGIVLLAALAANLVIRKRVS; encoded by the coding sequence GTGTACGAAAATTTTATGGTGACCCATTTTGACGGGCCTGACTTCAAAGACGGAAACTGGAGGCGCAAAGCCAAAACGTTTGCCCGGCAGTCTTTGGATGAAGTATTCCCCGATCATCGGATTGACGTTTCCAAAACCGTCGAGCATTATTCCTTGGCGGAGCGGCAAATGATAGAGATTGCTAGAGCAATGAGCACGCACAATCTGAAGGTTCTCATTCTGGACGAACCGACATCTTCGCTCACGATGGACCGCATCAAGCAGCTTCACGATTATATGAGACACCTTTGCGGAAAAGGCGTTTCGATTATTTACGTATCCCACAAATTGGAGGAAATCAAGCAGGTTTCGAATCGGGTCGTCCTGATGAAAAACGGCGAACAAACCTGGGAAGGTCAATCGGCCGAGATCAGCACGGCGGATCTGATTAAACATCTTGGGGGAAATGTATCCGAGAAGGGACGGATAACACGAGAGACAAGCAAATCGGCGGAACAGGTGATCGCCGTCAACCATCTGGATACGAGACATTTGCGTGAAGTGAATATGGAAGTGCGGCAGGGAGAAATTGTCGGGATTGCGGGACTTGAGGGGTCCGGGCAAAAGCAGCTGCTTAACGAATTGTACAACGCAGCTATGGGCCGGAAGCGAACGGGCATACAGATCAATAAATCCGTTGCCTTTATAAGCGGAGACCGGCAGACCGAAGGCATTTTTCATCTGTGGGACATATCCGACAATATGCTCATCTCCGGTCTGCAGCAGGTGACCCGGTGGGGCATCATTCAAAGGGATAAAGCGGAAGCGCTTGCCCAAGAGTGGTTTCAAAAATTGAAGTTTAAGGCGGAAAGCAAGCATGCCGCAATCACCGCATTAAGCGGGGGAAACCAGCAAAAGGCATTGATTGCAAGAGGAATTGCTTCGCAAGCGGATATTATCCTGCTCGACGATCCGACGCGAGGGGTCGATATCGAGACCAAGCAGGAAATTTATCGTTTGCTTCACGAAGCGAAGGCAAGCGGAAAGTCGATCGTCTTGTACAGCACCGAAGATGCCGAAATGGAGCAGTGCGATCGGGTTTACGTGATGCGCTCGGGCCGTGTTGTCCGGGAGTTGGTTGACAGCGACATAACACCCGGCAATATCGTTCAAGCTTCCTTTGAGGAAAGCAAAGAAAACGGTTCCATTTCAAAGACGGCGGTCCGTGATGTTAACGATAAAGCGGCATTCCATTTTCTGAAGGAGCTGGGAGGAAGCCGTTCAACGCTCCCTCTCGTTACGCTTCTGGTGCTGCTGGGATTAAACGCCGCCTTCAATATCAATACGGTCTCGTATATGGGCATCAACCTGCTGGTAGGAGCCGCGATCCCGCTTGTGTTCGCCGCACTTGCGCAAATGTTTATTACGCTGGCCGGGGATATCGATTTGGGGATCGGTTCGGCGTTAGGCCTGGCCAATGTTTTGGCGGCCACGCTCCTGGCGGATAATCCGGTTATCGGAATAGCTGCTTGCATCTTGTTGACGGGGGCATACGCGGCAATGGGCACCTTGATCCATATACGAAAAATACCGTCGATCGTCGTTACGCTCGGAACTTCTTTTCTGTGGCTTGGAATCGCTTTATTGATTCAGCCTACCCCCGGCGGAACGGCGCCGGAATGGCTTACCGGTCTGTTCTCGCTGCCCGTACCCGTCGTTCCGATGCCGGCATGCATTTGTATCGTCGCCGCTGCGGCGACATTTTGGATCGTTAAGAGGTCCCGCTACGGTGTCATTCTGAGAGGGTTCGGCAATCATCCGGAAGCGGTATCACATGCCGGATGGTCTCACCTGGGCGCGAGGGTTACGCTGTATACCATGGCAGGAGTATGCGTCATCCTGGCGGGATTGGCCGCTACGGCAATCAGCCATGGCTCCGACGTCAATGCGTCGAGCACGTTCACACTCACCAGCATAGCGACGATCATTTTAGGCGGATGCGCTTTTGCCGGGGGAATTGTGGAACCGATCGGCGTCGTCGGAGGGGCCGTAGCGATTTCGCTTATTTCTTCCTTGCTTGTATTTTCTTCCATCAGTACGGATTTCCAGTCGGCGGCGGTCGGCATCGTGCTGTTAGCGGCTTTGGCGGCTAATTTAGTTATTCGAAAGAGAGTGAGCTAA
- a CDS encoding ABC transporter permease, with protein MKAGNWIGRNTWVWAVLGSLLLWVLIGLISGHIALQTVLYNATLASFLVLLGFGQMTVITSGDGAIDLTMPYIVTLSAFISTSIMEGGNPYIIPGLLAALLVSVAIGCINGIVITKLRVPPIITTLATGYITFSGVLVYSRHTPGVPNNVLSQFVKFQYMGISSLMIISLLLSFIVAVILYKTPFGKRIHAMGQSSRAAQKAGIRTERMTVFIFMFSAFLAGLTGVLLGAYIGGAFMDMGNAYLLTSIAAVLVGGTLVSGGKSSVAGTLGGALLLTLLVTFLNLTKLTAGYQYIIQGAALILILTASKSRQSAR; from the coding sequence ATGAAAGCAGGCAACTGGATCGGAAGGAACACTTGGGTTTGGGCGGTGCTCGGGTCTCTGCTGCTCTGGGTTTTGATCGGTTTGATTTCCGGGCACATCGCACTGCAAACGGTGCTGTACAATGCCACCTTGGCGAGTTTTCTCGTATTGCTCGGCTTCGGACAAATGACGGTGATCACCAGCGGAGACGGCGCCATCGATTTGACGATGCCGTATATCGTAACGTTGTCCGCATTTATATCCACTTCCATTATGGAAGGCGGCAATCCCTATATCATTCCGGGACTTCTCGCTGCGCTTCTGGTCAGCGTCGCCATCGGGTGCATCAACGGAATCGTCATTACCAAACTTCGCGTCCCTCCGATCATCACGACGCTGGCAACGGGATATATTACCTTTTCCGGGGTGTTGGTGTATTCCCGGCATACTCCGGGCGTGCCTAACAACGTGTTGTCGCAGTTCGTAAAGTTTCAGTATATGGGCATTTCGTCTTTGATGATCATCAGTTTGTTGTTAAGTTTCATCGTCGCCGTCATTTTATACAAAACGCCTTTCGGCAAAAGAATTCATGCGATGGGACAAAGCAGCCGTGCAGCCCAAAAGGCCGGCATCCGAACGGAGCGAATGACCGTTTTCATATTTATGTTCAGCGCCTTTTTGGCCGGATTGACCGGTGTTTTGCTCGGGGCCTATATCGGCGGTGCGTTTATGGATATGGGGAACGCGTATTTGTTGACATCGATCGCAGCCGTGCTGGTCGGAGGGACTCTTGTCTCCGGAGGCAAATCCAGCGTGGCGGGAACTTTGGGCGGGGCCCTTCTGCTGACATTATTGGTTACGTTTTTGAATCTGACCAAATTGACGGCAGGTTATCAATATATCATCCAGGGTGCGGCTCTGATTTTGATTTTGACTGCATCCAAATCAAGACAGTCAGCCCGGTAA
- a CDS encoding ABC transporter substrate-binding protein produces MFKNKLFIASALIISMLGLAACGSGGASNTAASGNTGVQADQKDGKKKDIVIGFSNSFNGNSYRQVMENYFKETADEMKKSGEISDYVIVEANNNINQQITQIENLILKKVSAIIVDPGSGTALDGAIAKATAAGIPVIVVNDGPVTSKDAYQINFDLSEITRIQAEYVVKRLNGKGNVIIMRGVAGTEADKQLHEGYTKVFEKYPDIKVVATVNADWTNTVAQTKIAAILPSLPNVDAVVGQGGDDYGAIQAFEAAGKPVPLVTGGNRGNFLTWWSEQNKKNGYTTISVAANPWVATAGLHVAMDILNGKKVPKVMIMPSFTVTQDDLPKYANLEATAVASPKYDKAWVEANLVNQTGGSQK; encoded by the coding sequence ATGTTTAAAAACAAATTGTTCATCGCCAGCGCACTTATTATTTCCATGTTAGGTTTGGCCGCCTGCGGTTCCGGGGGCGCGAGTAACACGGCTGCTTCCGGAAATACGGGCGTTCAAGCGGATCAAAAGGACGGCAAAAAGAAAGATATTGTGATCGGCTTCAGCAATTCTTTTAACGGGAATTCTTACCGGCAAGTCATGGAGAACTATTTTAAAGAGACGGCGGATGAAATGAAAAAATCCGGCGAAATCTCCGACTATGTGATCGTGGAAGCCAACAACAATATTAACCAGCAAATTACGCAAATCGAAAACCTGATTTTGAAAAAAGTCAGCGCCATCATTGTCGACCCGGGCTCGGGTACGGCTCTGGATGGAGCCATCGCCAAGGCGACGGCTGCAGGTATACCGGTTATCGTCGTGAACGACGGCCCCGTTACGAGCAAGGATGCGTACCAGATCAATTTCGACCTGTCCGAAATTACGAGAATTCAAGCCGAATACGTCGTCAAACGGCTGAACGGAAAAGGCAATGTCATCATTATGCGCGGCGTCGCCGGTACGGAAGCGGACAAGCAGCTGCACGAAGGTTATACCAAAGTTTTTGAAAAGTATCCGGATATCAAGGTTGTCGCTACCGTAAATGCGGATTGGACGAACACCGTCGCCCAGACCAAAATCGCCGCCATTTTGCCGAGCCTTCCGAACGTTGATGCCGTCGTAGGCCAAGGAGGCGACGACTATGGTGCGATTCAGGCGTTTGAGGCGGCCGGCAAACCGGTGCCGCTTGTTACAGGCGGAAATCGCGGCAACTTCCTGACCTGGTGGAGCGAGCAAAATAAGAAAAACGGGTACACGACCATTTCCGTAGCCGCCAATCCTTGGGTGGCCACTGCGGGGCTTCACGTAGCGATGGATATTTTGAACGGAAAGAAAGTGCCGAAAGTGATGATCATGCCTTCGTTTACCGTCACGCAGGACGACTTGCCGAAATACGCCAATCTCGAAGCAACGGCGGTAGCCAGCCCGAAATACGATAAGGCATGGGTGGAAGCGAATCTTGTAAATCAAACGGGCGGCTCTCAAAAGTAA
- a CDS encoding cyclase family protein — translation MNRINCVETLVGSLSGFTVVDLSHTLEEHIPCWPTHARFSHTVYESYHFGDVSCHHGVTMSEHTGTHMDAPLHFVAGGDGIDQVPLAHVMGRAAVIDATEIGPCGTVGSEFVQEWENKHGVLKTGDIVLLQFGWDRYWGVKPGDAMFLKDWPGIGEEAARYLAGKGVRAVGTDAMSIDAFGSDNPAHRIFLPNGIPIIENLTNLGKLPHFVFFIALPLKIKNGSGSPVRAVALLNPQM, via the coding sequence GTGAATCGGATAAATTGTGTCGAAACGCTTGTTGGTTCCCTAAGCGGTTTTACCGTCGTCGATCTTAGCCATACTCTTGAAGAACATATCCCGTGTTGGCCGACTCATGCGAGATTCAGTCATACCGTGTACGAGTCCTACCATTTCGGAGATGTGTCCTGCCATCATGGCGTGACGATGTCGGAGCATACAGGGACGCATATGGATGCACCTTTGCATTTTGTGGCGGGGGGAGACGGAATCGATCAAGTTCCGCTTGCCCACGTCATGGGCCGCGCTGCGGTTATAGACGCAACGGAAATCGGCCCCTGCGGAACGGTTGGCTCCGAGTTCGTTCAAGAGTGGGAGAATAAACACGGGGTACTGAAAACCGGCGATATCGTATTGCTGCAATTCGGCTGGGACCGTTACTGGGGGGTAAAACCCGGGGATGCGATGTTTTTGAAGGACTGGCCGGGTATCGGGGAAGAGGCGGCCCGTTATTTGGCGGGCAAAGGAGTGCGGGCGGTCGGTACGGATGCCATGTCCATCGATGCGTTCGGCAGCGACAATCCGGCCCACCGCATATTCCTCCCGAATGGAATACCCATTATAGAAAATTTGACAAATTTGGGAAAATTGCCACATTTCGTTTTTTTCATAGCGCTGCCTTTAAAAATCAAAAACGGCTCCGGGTCTCCCGTTCGTGCCGTAGCTTTACTAAATCCGCAAATGTAA
- a CDS encoding zinc-binding alcohol dehydrogenase family protein: MKAIQVVKPGKIDIIEKEMPRISKGNEVLIKVRLIGICGSDMHIYHGTSPVATYPRVIGHEMVGEIEEVGLDVKKLSVGDKVVMEPIEWCGECYACRNGRRNVCARLQVYGVHKDGACQEYIVLPEHIVHKVDSRLDWHEAVLVEPFTIGAQANWRGDVRKGDVVFIMGAGPIGLCALQVAKLKGAVCIISDLSDDKLAYAQSLGADYVLNPLRDTITSEVERITDGLGPNVTIDAVCTVKTFEQAVEITSAAGRVVVLGFSETPSAIAQLHITKKELTIAGSRLQSEKFHEVIDWINSGAIKADSFVTHRFPLEDIHRAIELIETHPNEVRKAVLVAE; the protein is encoded by the coding sequence TTGAAGGCCATACAAGTCGTTAAGCCGGGGAAAATCGATATCATCGAGAAAGAAATGCCCCGCATAAGCAAAGGAAACGAAGTTCTGATCAAGGTCCGTCTGATCGGCATTTGCGGTTCCGATATGCATATTTATCACGGAACCTCGCCTGTCGCCACCTATCCGCGCGTGATCGGCCATGAAATGGTCGGCGAAATAGAAGAGGTCGGTCTCGACGTGAAAAAGCTGTCGGTCGGAGACAAGGTGGTTATGGAGCCGATCGAATGGTGCGGGGAATGCTACGCATGCCGGAACGGCCGCAGAAACGTATGCGCGAGGCTGCAGGTCTATGGGGTTCATAAGGACGGAGCCTGCCAAGAATACATCGTGCTTCCCGAACATATCGTGCACAAAGTGGATTCGCGGCTTGACTGGCACGAAGCGGTTTTGGTCGAACCGTTCACTATCGGCGCGCAAGCCAACTGGCGGGGAGACGTCAGAAAAGGAGACGTCGTGTTCATCATGGGCGCCGGTCCCATCGGATTATGTGCGCTGCAAGTGGCGAAATTGAAAGGCGCCGTCTGCATCATTTCGGATTTAAGCGACGACAAGCTTGCCTATGCCCAATCTTTAGGTGCGGACTATGTGTTAAATCCGTTGAGAGATACCATTACTTCCGAAGTGGAACGGATTACGGACGGTTTGGGACCTAACGTAACGATAGACGCGGTTTGCACGGTAAAAACATTTGAGCAGGCGGTCGAGATCACTTCCGCTGCAGGGAGAGTGGTCGTACTAGGTTTTAGCGAAACCCCTTCCGCTATTGCCCAGCTTCACATCACCAAGAAGGAACTGACGATTGCCGGCTCGCGTCTGCAGTCGGAAAAGTTTCACGAGGTGATCGATTGGATTAACAGCGGGGCGATCAAAGCGGATTCGTTTGTGACGCACCGTTTTCCTTTGGAAGACATTCATCGGGCCATCGAATTGATTGAAACCCATCCGAACGAAGTTCGAAAAGCCGTATTGGTAGCGGAGTAG
- the rpiA gene encoding ribose-5-phosphate isomerase RpiA: MNSKKAAAEKAAEYVRDHMVVGLGTGSTSYWAIQKLGAKVKDGLNIRAVATSVSSENLAKELGIPLIPISEIEQIDITIDGADEVDGEWNLIKGGGGALLREKIIASFSKELMIIVDESKQVNRLGKFHLPVEIVRFGNEITLKQLRTLGCDPKIRIVDHKPFITDNGNYIADCDFGTIERPGQLHNAINMIPGVVENGLFIKMATKVIVGFEDGSVKEI, from the coding sequence ATGAATTCAAAAAAGGCGGCTGCCGAAAAAGCGGCGGAATATGTACGCGACCATATGGTAGTTGGATTAGGTACAGGATCCACATCTTATTGGGCCATTCAAAAATTAGGAGCGAAAGTAAAGGACGGCTTGAATATAAGGGCGGTCGCAACATCCGTTAGCTCTGAAAACTTGGCCAAGGAATTAGGAATTCCGCTAATACCGATTTCCGAGATTGAACAAATTGATATTACGATTGACGGAGCTGACGAGGTCGACGGTGAATGGAACTTAATAAAAGGCGGAGGAGGAGCTCTCTTGCGGGAGAAGATCATAGCTTCCTTCAGCAAGGAACTGATGATTATCGTCGATGAAAGTAAACAGGTCAACCGTCTTGGCAAATTCCATCTGCCCGTAGAAATAGTTAGATTCGGAAATGAAATCACACTGAAACAGCTGCGTACTCTGGGGTGTGATCCAAAAATAAGGATTGTTGATCATAAACCGTTCATTACGGATAACGGGAACTACATTGCCGATTGCGATTTTGGAACGATAGAACGTCCGGGACAGCTTCATAACGCAATCAATATGATTCCGGGAGTCGTAGAGAACGGACTGTTTATTAAGATGGCGACGAAAGTGATTGTCGGTTTTGAGGACGGATCGGTTAAGGAAATATGA
- a CDS encoding ring-cleaving dioxygenase — protein sequence MILETAGIHHITAFARNPQDNVNFYAGVLGLRLVKKTVNFDATEVYHLYFGDQSGNPGTVITFFPYPNYRRGEIGGGQVGITAFAVPPGSLDFWEKRLNSFGITPTKAIRFQQSYLQFCDNEGLQLEIVEREEGLNSSWSFGGIPADKAIKGLGGAVLFSVNAEKTIHVLENVLGLKKLGVDAGYARFQSPAAIGNLIDVALEDKQRGHGGAGTVHHIAWRAKDFQEHEEWHRKVTACGFAPTQILDRKYFKALYFREDGGILFEIATDPPGFARDEAPDALGQKLMLPEWFEPLRGQIEDNLPQIEVKTPDGDKG from the coding sequence ATGATATTAGAAACCGCAGGAATACATCACATTACCGCATTTGCGCGTAACCCGCAGGACAACGTCAATTTTTATGCCGGCGTACTCGGTCTTAGGCTTGTAAAGAAAACCGTTAACTTCGACGCGACGGAGGTTTATCATCTGTATTTCGGAGATCAATCGGGAAACCCCGGCACGGTCATCACCTTCTTCCCTTACCCTAACTATCGCCGCGGAGAAATAGGCGGTGGACAAGTAGGAATCACTGCGTTTGCCGTGCCTCCCGGCTCGCTAGATTTCTGGGAGAAGCGGCTTAATAGCTTTGGAATAACTCCAACAAAAGCGATCCGTTTTCAACAATCCTACCTTCAATTCTGCGATAACGAGGGGCTTCAACTGGAAATCGTCGAGCGCGAGGAGGGATTAAACAGCAGCTGGTCGTTTGGTGGAATTCCTGCGGACAAAGCGATTAAGGGATTAGGCGGTGCCGTTCTGTTCAGCGTAAATGCAGAGAAAACGATACACGTTCTTGAAAACGTACTGGGGCTGAAAAAACTAGGGGTGGACGCCGGTTACGCGCGTTTTCAATCCCCCGCAGCTATCGGGAATCTGATCGATGTTGCTCTTGAAGATAAGCAGCGCGGGCATGGAGGGGCAGGCACCGTCCATCACATCGCATGGCGTGCGAAAGACTTTCAGGAGCATGAAGAGTGGCACCGGAAAGTTACCGCATGCGGCTTTGCGCCAACTCAAATTTTGGACCGGAAGTATTTCAAAGCGCTTTATTTCCGGGAAGACGGCGGTATCTTATTTGAGATTGCAACCGATCCTCCGGGGTTCGCGCGAGATGAAGCTCCCGATGCATTGGGTCAAAAATTGATGCTCCCGGAATGGTTCGAACCGCTGCGCGGTCAAATCGAAGATAACCTGCCGCAGATTGAAGTGAAAACGCCGGATGGAGACAAGGGATAA